The Lactuca sativa cultivar Salinas chromosome 2, Lsat_Salinas_v11, whole genome shotgun sequence genome includes a window with the following:
- the LOC111916391 gene encoding aquaporin PIP2-4 translates to MGKDVEVGGHDYSAKDYEDPPPAAFIDAEELTKWSFYRAIIAEFIATLLFLYITVLTVIGYKSQTDPAHSSDQCGGVGILGIAWAFGGMIFVLVYCTAGISGGHINPAVTFGLFLARKVTLPRAVMYIVAQCLGAICGCGLVKAFQKTYYNTYGGGANELADGYSKGTGLGAEIIGTFVLVYTVFSATDPKRNARDSHVPVLAPLPIGFAVFMVHLATIPITGTGINPARSFGAAVMYGKDKAWDDQWIFWVGPMIGAAIAAFYHQYVLRAAAVKALGSFRSNA, encoded by the exons ATGGGTAAAGACGTTGAAGTTGGTGGCCATGACTACAGCGCAAAAGATTACGAAGACCCTCCACCGGCTGCCTTTATTGACGCCGAGGAACTCACGAAATGGTCTTTTTACAGAGCCATCATTGCTGAGTTCATAGCCACCCTTTTGTTCCTTTACATCACCGTCTTGACTGTCATCGGCTACAAGTCTCAAACCGATCCCGCCCACAGCTCCGACCAGTGCGGTGGCGTAGGAATACTAGGCATCGCTTGGGCCTTCGGTGGCATGATCTTCGTTCTCGTTTACTGCACCGCCGGCATCTCTG GAGGACACATTAACCCTGCGGTTACGTTTGGGTTGTTCTTGGCTAGGAAGGTGACACTCCCGAGGGCAGTGATGTACATCGTTGCTCAATGCTTGGGGGCTATCTGCGGTTGTGGTCTTGTTAAGGCTTTCCAGAAGACTTACTATAATACTTATGGTGGCGGCGCCAACGAGCTCGCCGACGGTTACAGTAAAGGCACTGGCTTGGGTGCTGAGATCATCGGgacatttgttcttgtatacaccGTCTTCTCCGCCACTGATCCTAAGAGAAATGCACGCGATTCCCATGTCCCT GTGTTGGCACCTCTTCCTATTGGATTTGCTGTGTTCATGGTTCACTTGGCAACAATCCCAATCACCGGCACCGGAATCAACCCTGCTCGTAGTTTTGGCGCTGCCGTCATGTATGGAAAAGATAAGGCATGGGATGATCAA TGGATATTCTGGGTGGGACCGATGATCGGAGCCGCCATCGCCGCCTTCTACCACCAGTACGTATTGAGAGCAGCGGCTGTAAAAGCTCTTGGATCCTTCAGGAGCAATGCCTAG